The Burkholderia pyrrocinia genome includes a window with the following:
- a CDS encoding NAD(P)/FAD-dependent oxidoreductase: MANVAIVGAGFIGLGAAAWLQRDGHRVTLFDPAGVGHGASFGNAATFAPYGCVPVNGPSVFRNIPHFLFSADSPLRIRWPYLLHGAPWLARFLLASTPARHARSASALAALLSRAADGYAPLLAPPRLAAFVRPRECLYLYARQASFDAAQPSLALRHRLGVPFELLDANAIRRLEPALAPIFARGVLFVGSWFFSDPHGFLGELFAHLATGGATLEHARVERIEPVGDGVNVHAGGLVRAFDHVVIAAGARSREFAAACGDAVPLDTERGYHVQFAAHERIVTRPVGWAERGFYMTPLDEGLRAAGTVELGGFDAPMNRSLVALLTRSAREAVPSLGAPTHSWLGFRPTLPDGVPVIGRARASARVIHAFGHQHLGVTLAGITGRIVADLVAQRAPPLDLTPYRAARFRRAPRLQPLQGEAS, from the coding sequence ATGGCGAACGTCGCCATCGTGGGTGCAGGCTTCATCGGGCTCGGCGCCGCGGCATGGCTGCAACGCGACGGGCATCGCGTGACGCTGTTCGATCCGGCCGGCGTCGGCCACGGCGCGTCGTTCGGCAACGCCGCGACGTTCGCGCCGTACGGCTGCGTGCCGGTGAACGGCCCGTCCGTGTTCCGCAACATCCCGCACTTCCTGTTTTCCGCCGACAGCCCGCTGCGCATCCGCTGGCCGTACCTGCTGCACGGCGCGCCGTGGCTCGCGCGGTTCCTGCTCGCCTCGACGCCCGCGCGCCACGCACGCAGCGCGAGCGCGCTGGCCGCGCTGCTGTCGCGCGCCGCCGACGGCTATGCGCCGCTGCTCGCCCCGCCGCGGCTCGCGGCGTTCGTGCGGCCGCGCGAATGCCTGTACCTGTACGCGCGGCAGGCGTCGTTCGACGCCGCGCAGCCGTCGCTCGCGCTGCGGCACCGGCTCGGTGTGCCGTTCGAGCTACTCGACGCGAACGCGATCCGCCGGCTCGAGCCCGCGCTCGCGCCGATCTTCGCGCGCGGCGTGCTGTTCGTCGGAAGCTGGTTTTTCTCCGATCCGCACGGGTTTCTCGGCGAACTGTTCGCGCATCTGGCCACCGGCGGCGCGACGCTCGAACACGCGCGCGTCGAGCGGATCGAGCCCGTCGGCGACGGCGTGAACGTGCATGCAGGCGGCCTGGTGCGCGCCTTCGATCACGTCGTCATTGCCGCGGGCGCCCGCTCGCGTGAATTCGCCGCCGCGTGCGGCGACGCGGTGCCGCTCGATACCGAGCGCGGCTATCACGTGCAGTTCGCCGCGCATGAGCGGATCGTCACGCGGCCGGTCGGCTGGGCCGAGCGCGGCTTCTACATGACGCCGCTCGACGAAGGGTTGCGCGCGGCCGGCACCGTCGAACTCGGCGGCTTCGACGCCCCGATGAACCGCTCGCTCGTCGCGCTGCTCACGCGTTCCGCACGCGAAGCCGTGCCGTCGCTCGGCGCGCCGACGCACAGCTGGCTCGGCTTCCGGCCGACGCTGCCGGACGGCGTGCCCGTCATCGGCCGCGCGCGCGCCAGCGCGCGCGTGATCCACGCGTTCGGTCATCAGCATCTCGGCGTGACACTCGCCGGCATCACCGGGCGGATCGTCGCCGACCTCGTCGCCCAGCGCGCACCGCCGCTGGACCTCACGCCATACCGGGCCGCGCGATTCCGACGCGCGCCGCGACTTCAACCACTGCAAGGAGAGGCATCATGA
- a CDS encoding site-specific integrase → MKPRLALPPSSDSAPAPAGFPDADELAALRAWYAGMTVRQAVERYLPDRLGDGRSARGVIGGIRRRLVRVARQAGRPDLAERLGHPDGERVREAKAATEAIGLLRHARVPVPQISDDVGLWLPARAVAALRARGIATLADLTVRIPRRRQWWSAIPGLGVAGARRIEAFFAAHPDLTERARALIAATPRGSIVPWEQLKLPHEVDGSAGTFRAPRATSTLDADNDYAAVHAWLSLHESAATRRAYRKEAERLILWAIVERGRALSSLTTEDAVAYRAFVRRPTPHERWVGPVRPRGAPDWRPFSGGLSARSAAYTLSVLGALFRWLIEQRYLLANPFAGVKVRDTRGVNALDTSHAFTEGEWLLVRTIADGLEFRKEASSGWTPAAAQRLRFILDFGYATGLRASELVGATLGDIETDAHGDAWLKVIGKGRKAARVALPPLARTALDRHLVARRLPVTPMRWRPDTPLIPSLAEDDGAAITSVRLWKVMQRFFAQTADVVDADNPALAQKLRQASPHWMRHTHATHALARGAELTTVRDNLRHASISTTSIYLHGDDVKRARQMSSAFAADK, encoded by the coding sequence ATGAAACCGCGCCTCGCTTTACCGCCTTCCTCCGATTCCGCGCCTGCGCCCGCAGGCTTTCCCGACGCCGACGAACTGGCCGCGCTGCGTGCGTGGTACGCGGGCATGACCGTGCGCCAGGCCGTCGAGCGCTACCTGCCCGATCGTCTCGGCGATGGGCGGTCGGCGCGCGGCGTGATCGGCGGCATTCGCCGTCGCCTCGTGCGCGTCGCGCGGCAGGCCGGCCGGCCCGATCTCGCTGAACGGCTCGGTCATCCCGACGGTGAGCGTGTGCGGGAGGCGAAGGCCGCAACCGAAGCGATCGGCCTGCTGCGCCATGCGCGCGTGCCGGTCCCGCAGATCAGCGACGACGTCGGCCTGTGGCTGCCCGCACGCGCGGTCGCTGCGCTGCGCGCGCGCGGGATCGCGACGCTGGCCGATCTGACCGTGCGGATTCCGCGCCGGCGCCAGTGGTGGAGCGCGATTCCGGGCCTCGGCGTGGCCGGCGCGCGGCGCATCGAGGCGTTCTTCGCCGCGCATCCGGACCTGACCGAACGGGCGCGCGCGCTGATCGCCGCGACGCCGCGCGGCAGCATCGTGCCGTGGGAGCAGTTGAAGCTGCCGCACGAGGTCGACGGCTCGGCCGGCACGTTCCGCGCGCCGCGCGCGACCAGCACGCTCGACGCGGACAACGATTACGCGGCCGTGCACGCATGGCTGTCGCTGCACGAATCGGCCGCGACGCGGCGCGCGTACCGCAAGGAGGCCGAGCGGCTGATCCTGTGGGCGATCGTCGAGCGCGGCCGCGCGCTGTCGTCGCTGACGACCGAGGATGCGGTCGCGTATCGCGCGTTCGTGCGGCGCCCGACGCCGCACGAACGCTGGGTCGGGCCCGTACGGCCACGCGGCGCGCCCGACTGGCGGCCGTTCTCGGGCGGGCTGTCCGCGCGCTCGGCGGCGTACACGCTGTCGGTGCTCGGCGCGCTGTTCCGCTGGCTGATCGAGCAGCGCTACCTGCTCGCGAATCCGTTCGCGGGCGTCAAGGTGCGCGACACGCGCGGCGTGAACGCACTCGACACGTCGCATGCGTTCACCGAAGGCGAGTGGCTGCTGGTCCGCACGATCGCCGACGGGCTCGAGTTCCGCAAGGAGGCGTCGTCCGGCTGGACGCCGGCCGCCGCGCAACGGCTGCGCTTCATCCTCGATTTCGGCTATGCGACCGGGCTGCGCGCGAGCGAACTGGTCGGCGCGACGCTCGGCGACATCGAAACGGATGCGCACGGCGACGCGTGGCTGAAGGTGATCGGCAAGGGGCGCAAGGCCGCGCGCGTCGCACTGCCGCCGCTGGCGCGCACGGCGCTCGATCGCCACCTGGTCGCGCGCCGGTTGCCGGTTACGCCGATGCGCTGGCGGCCCGATACACCGCTGATTCCGAGCCTCGCGGAAGACGACGGGGCCGCGATCACGAGCGTGCGGCTGTGGAAGGTGATGCAGCGCTTCTTCGCGCAGACGGCCGATGTCGTCGACGCCGATAACCCGGCGCTCGCGCAGAAGCTGCGGCAGGCGAGCCCGCACTGGATGCGTCACACGCATGCGACGCACGCGCTGGCGCGCGGGGCGGAGTTGACGACGGTGCGCGACAACCTGCGGCATGCGTCGATCTCGACGACGTCGATTTATCTGCATGGCGACGATGTGAAGCGGGCGCGGCAGATGTCGAGTGCGTTTGCAGCCGACAAGTAG
- a CDS encoding 2-keto-4-pentenoate hydratase, giving the protein MTTTTERVDGAAQHLVAARHAGSPGPLLPDALRPEDVDTALAIQQRVADLLGEPVGGWKCALPPPDRVILAPIFASTIREADAPYRVVGGPIVRIEPEIAFVLDRDLPARGEPYDENDVRNAIREVRIVLEVLGCRYAEPARASKFELLADGQFNQGLCVGPVVHDGLSVPLATLALSFEGALNRTIDGRHPDGDPLKPLVWLVNFLASRGDAVRAGQIVTTGSYAGAIDVPLGDALTVRFGELGSLSVTLTA; this is encoded by the coding sequence ATGACAACGACTACCGAACGCGTGGACGGCGCCGCCCAGCATCTCGTCGCCGCCCGCCATGCCGGCTCGCCCGGCCCGCTGCTGCCCGATGCGCTGCGTCCCGAGGATGTCGACACCGCGCTGGCGATCCAGCAGCGCGTCGCCGACCTGCTCGGCGAACCCGTCGGCGGATGGAAATGCGCGCTGCCGCCGCCCGACCGCGTGATCCTCGCGCCGATCTTCGCGTCGACGATCCGCGAAGCCGATGCGCCGTACCGCGTCGTCGGCGGGCCGATCGTGCGGATCGAACCGGAAATCGCGTTCGTGCTCGATCGCGACCTGCCCGCGCGCGGCGAGCCGTACGACGAGAACGACGTGCGCAACGCGATCCGCGAAGTGCGCATCGTGCTCGAGGTGCTCGGCTGCCGCTATGCGGAGCCGGCGCGCGCGTCGAAGTTCGAGCTGCTGGCCGACGGGCAATTCAACCAGGGGCTGTGCGTCGGCCCCGTCGTGCACGACGGGCTGAGCGTGCCGCTCGCGACGCTGGCGCTGTCGTTCGAAGGTGCGCTGAACCGCACGATCGACGGCCGCCATCCGGACGGCGATCCGCTGAAGCCGCTGGTGTGGCTCGTCAATTTCCTCGCATCGCGCGGCGATGCGGTGCGTGCCGGCCAGATCGTGACGACCGGCTCGTACGCGGGCGCGATCGACGTGCCGCTCGGCGATGCGCTGACGGTCCGCTTCGGCGAGCTCGGCAGTTTGTCGGTGACGTTGACGGCGTGA
- a CDS encoding 3-deoxy-D-arabino-heptulosonate 7-phosphate synthase, producing MSLTPLPALLDEVLRTVARRYRLPPLDSASSPAEAANPAATLAIAIEEARRLRSDGRAPGAELQQRFVDALARMIRDAMDTQSGDPAFQAAVLRHDAPSVREYASLHAHAEQDRRALHSAVNAIAHPAKLERSAQAWQRDGLARLHAAATSASWADLHATLQHLLALPDMATDAVFEQDIVKLKEGAALERLLRLDALASDEHVRRYRALWVRQGPLEGSSIAVAQGAASQQRGAAVEALAAQVLDTLAGRLEAVDERRTYRVVTSMRVPSSIPGRHDRAKTEWDAILLERTRSDESAPAWNVRFLVEAKASADAATTDLPRLLRGLNLLAQADPDTIYAFETHQGTVRVHGASLRALTTDAAALQTEVLYCCDASADATPRLLGAASRMQLLSAQASLEYASVLARQPDADRGGLGVIWHALLTLPQWHAVLNQYPSLRQVRELMVAIDDLRAAIDDVAGDGVASSVYA from the coding sequence ATGTCGCTGACACCGCTTCCCGCCCTGCTCGACGAAGTCCTGCGTACCGTCGCTCGCCGTTACCGGCTGCCGCCGCTCGACAGCGCATCGTCACCGGCCGAAGCCGCGAACCCGGCCGCCACCCTTGCAATCGCGATCGAGGAAGCGCGCCGGTTGCGGAGCGACGGACGCGCTCCCGGCGCGGAACTGCAGCAGCGCTTCGTCGATGCGCTCGCACGGATGATCCGCGACGCGATGGATACGCAATCCGGCGACCCGGCCTTTCAGGCCGCGGTGCTGCGGCACGATGCGCCGAGCGTGCGCGAATATGCGTCGTTGCACGCGCATGCCGAGCAGGACCGGCGCGCGCTGCATTCGGCCGTCAACGCGATCGCGCACCCGGCCAAGCTCGAGCGCAGCGCACAGGCGTGGCAACGCGACGGGCTCGCGCGGCTGCACGCGGCCGCAACGTCCGCGTCGTGGGCCGATCTCCATGCCACGCTGCAGCATCTGCTCGCACTACCCGACATGGCGACCGACGCCGTTTTCGAACAGGACATCGTCAAGCTGAAGGAGGGTGCGGCGCTCGAACGCCTGCTGCGTCTCGATGCGCTGGCGTCGGATGAGCATGTGCGTCGATACCGCGCGCTGTGGGTGCGCCAGGGCCCGCTCGAAGGCAGCTCGATCGCGGTTGCACAGGGCGCCGCGTCGCAGCAGCGCGGCGCGGCCGTCGAGGCGCTGGCAGCACAAGTGCTCGACACATTGGCCGGCAGGCTCGAAGCCGTGGACGAGCGGCGCACATATCGTGTGGTCACATCGATGCGCGTGCCGTCATCGATACCGGGCCGGCACGACCGCGCGAAAACCGAATGGGATGCGATCCTGCTCGAACGCACGCGCAGCGATGAATCGGCGCCGGCATGGAACGTTCGCTTCCTCGTCGAAGCGAAGGCATCGGCCGATGCGGCGACAACCGATTTGCCGCGGCTGCTGCGCGGCCTGAACCTGCTCGCGCAGGCCGACCCCGACACGATCTACGCGTTCGAGACGCACCAGGGCACGGTGCGCGTGCACGGCGCGTCGCTCCGCGCGTTGACGACCGACGCGGCAGCGCTGCAAACGGAAGTGCTCTATTGCTGCGATGCGTCCGCGGACGCGACACCGCGCCTGCTGGGCGCGGCGAGCCGGATGCAGCTGCTGTCGGCGCAGGCGAGCCTCGAATACGCCAGCGTGCTCGCGCGGCAGCCGGATGCCGATCGGGGCGGTCTCGGCGTCATCTGGCACGCGCTGCTGACACTGCCGCAATGGCATGCCGTGTTGAATCAATACCCGTCGTTGCGGCAGGTCCGCGAACTGATGGTCGCGATCGACGACTTGCGGGCCGCGATCGACGATGTCGCCGGCGATGGCGTCGCAAGCAGCGTATACGCGTGA
- a CDS encoding PLP-dependent aminotransferase family protein, whose protein sequence is MASDKLSGERDGGAPVQAKRPTYVEVSSSIEEEIRNGTYPPGSRLPPQRQLATELGINVSTVSRAYKELQLRGLVIGSKRRGSLVTGGAMPSIAPARASLAAGNGVIDLTVNRPATGEFLASLAQTFGTLPNDPRFAALQEYQPPQGPDWARAAGARWLAAPGFAPSRDQVVVTSGAQHGLYAVLNSLIGTDGVIVADRLTYYGLKALAPVFQFEIVSAPADDDGLLPDEIERICQRMPVKAIFVVPNLQNPTVTTMSLARRMALVDIARRHHVTIIEDDVYGPLVRDRLPAIAGLCPELTFHIGATSKILAPGLRLGYLSCPRDSVALCAEAVRTTAWMPAPISMLIATVWIEDGTAERIMAAQLAEIRARVDLARELLPAGQLKSDPACMFVWLRLPPPWRADDFAANAKARGVIVMPSSTFAVDRAEIEHGVRINLACPATRDELVNGLRILSGTLKDRPRALFGSI, encoded by the coding sequence ATGGCATCAGACAAACTTTCCGGCGAGCGCGACGGCGGCGCGCCGGTGCAGGCGAAGCGGCCGACTTATGTCGAGGTATCGAGCTCGATCGAGGAGGAAATCCGCAACGGCACGTATCCGCCGGGCAGCCGCCTGCCGCCGCAGCGCCAGCTCGCGACCGAACTCGGCATCAACGTGTCGACCGTGTCCCGTGCCTATAAGGAACTGCAACTGCGCGGGCTCGTGATCGGCAGCAAGCGCCGCGGTTCGCTCGTCACCGGCGGCGCGATGCCGAGCATCGCGCCGGCCCGTGCGTCGCTCGCGGCGGGCAACGGCGTGATCGACCTGACCGTGAACCGCCCGGCGACCGGCGAATTTCTCGCGAGCCTCGCGCAGACGTTCGGCACGCTGCCGAACGACCCGCGTTTCGCCGCGTTGCAGGAATACCAGCCGCCGCAGGGGCCCGACTGGGCACGCGCGGCCGGCGCGCGGTGGCTTGCCGCGCCCGGCTTCGCGCCGTCGCGCGACCAGGTGGTCGTCACGAGCGGCGCGCAGCACGGGCTGTATGCGGTGCTGAACAGCCTGATCGGCACCGACGGCGTGATCGTGGCCGATCGCCTCACGTATTACGGGCTCAAGGCGCTCGCGCCGGTGTTCCAGTTCGAGATCGTCAGCGCGCCGGCCGACGACGACGGCCTGCTGCCCGACGAGATCGAACGGATCTGCCAGCGCATGCCGGTCAAGGCGATCTTCGTCGTGCCGAACCTGCAGAACCCGACCGTGACGACGATGAGCCTCGCGCGCCGGATGGCGCTCGTCGACATCGCGCGGCGCCATCACGTGACGATCATCGAGGACGATGTATACGGCCCGCTCGTGCGTGACCGGCTGCCGGCGATCGCGGGGCTGTGCCCCGAGCTGACGTTCCATATCGGCGCGACGTCGAAGATCCTCGCGCCGGGGCTGCGCCTCGGCTACCTGAGCTGCCCGCGCGACAGCGTCGCGCTGTGCGCGGAAGCGGTGCGCACGACCGCGTGGATGCCCGCGCCGATCTCGATGCTGATCGCGACGGTATGGATCGAGGACGGCACCGCCGAGCGGATCATGGCCGCGCAACTCGCGGAGATTCGCGCGCGCGTCGATCTCGCGCGGGAACTGCTGCCGGCCGGGCAGTTGAAGTCCGACCCTGCGTGCATGTTCGTATGGCTGCGGCTGCCGCCGCCATGGCGTGCCGACGACTTCGCCGCGAACGCGAAGGCGCGCGGCGTGATCGTGATGCCGTCGTCGACGTTCGCGGTCGATCGCGCGGAAATCGAGCACGGCGTGCGCATCAACCTCGCGTGCCCGGCCACGCGCGACGAGCTCGTCAACGGGCTGCGGATTCTGTCCGGCACGCTGAAGGACCGGCCGCGCGCGCTGTTCGGCTCGATCTGA
- a CDS encoding DUF2964 family protein produces MIRRQYRIVVAAIAVFVSLAGMMAVVTGLLFDEAMALRGGAIALIVGVAGFVVMLNPGAKGEE; encoded by the coding sequence ATGATACGCCGCCAGTACCGGATCGTCGTCGCGGCGATTGCCGTGTTCGTATCGCTCGCGGGGATGATGGCGGTCGTGACCGGGCTGCTGTTCGACGAAGCGATGGCGTTGCGCGGCGGCGCCATCGCGTTGATTGTCGGCGTGGCCGGCTTCGTCGTGATGCTCAATCCGGGCGCGAAAGGCGAGGAGTGA
- a CDS encoding tetratricopeptide repeat protein, whose product MTSRLLAALVAAALSCTALPAAHARTYIAPTASLGKGAYVHQFVLRDPVTHQPLPNARYRLFLPGQVIAGLPAKPDQHDSVIFGTTDAAGHTVRIRLPKSHPQKQWVFNAIVGEGDMGESFRLVDPSGKEPLGHFPYVLDVENEYLACGYSDANGYTYYAQSRTPRTINLYTGMLAGSADTDWCAGPGAAIANSANAPGTPDLYTQYLGSLVANGSRIGTELRQQIVTKLLSLAIAGHDAGRVAAVLDLGDIPDDRLNDIGYRLADAGIAVDRGLAMIDAHLAKSPDDAYALDSKGWALYRLDRNDEALTWFDRSIAIFAKDGGDDSDAREAYATGLTHKGEVLWKLGRQDDARDAFAQARKIQPKNAELAETLKRLEIQVGQDGTKAPVTAKESTE is encoded by the coding sequence ATGACATCACGCCTTCTCGCCGCGCTCGTTGCCGCGGCCTTGAGCTGCACCGCCCTGCCCGCCGCCCACGCGCGCACCTACATCGCGCCGACGGCGTCGTTGGGGAAAGGGGCTTATGTCCACCAGTTCGTGTTGCGCGACCCCGTCACGCACCAGCCGCTGCCGAATGCACGGTACCGGCTGTTCCTGCCCGGCCAGGTCATCGCGGGCCTGCCCGCCAAGCCGGACCAGCACGACAGCGTGATCTTCGGCACGACCGACGCTGCCGGGCACACCGTCAGGATCCGGCTGCCGAAGTCTCATCCGCAGAAGCAGTGGGTGTTCAACGCGATCGTCGGCGAAGGCGACATGGGCGAATCGTTCCGGCTGGTCGATCCATCCGGCAAGGAGCCGCTCGGCCACTTCCCGTATGTACTGGACGTGGAAAACGAATATCTGGCGTGCGGCTATTCGGATGCGAACGGCTATACCTACTACGCGCAATCGCGCACGCCGCGGACCATCAATCTCTACACCGGGATGCTGGCCGGATCCGCCGACACCGACTGGTGCGCGGGCCCGGGCGCGGCCATCGCGAACAGCGCGAACGCCCCCGGCACACCGGACCTGTACACGCAATACCTCGGCAGCCTGGTGGCCAACGGCAGCCGGATCGGCACCGAATTGCGGCAACAGATCGTCACCAAGCTGCTGTCGCTCGCGATCGCCGGGCACGACGCGGGCCGCGTCGCCGCCGTGCTCGATCTCGGCGATATCCCCGACGACCGCCTGAACGACATCGGCTATCGGCTCGCCGACGCGGGCATCGCAGTCGATCGCGGGCTCGCGATGATCGACGCGCATCTCGCGAAGTCACCGGACGACGCGTATGCGCTCGACAGCAAGGGCTGGGCGCTGTATCGCCTCGACCGCAACGACGAAGCGCTCACGTGGTTCGACCGGTCGATCGCGATCTTCGCGAAGGACGGCGGCGACGACAGCGACGCGCGCGAAGCCTATGCGACCGGCCTGACGCACAAGGGCGAAGTGCTCTGGAAACTGGGCCGCCAGGATGACGCGCGCGATGCGTTCGCGCAGGCGCGGAAGATTCAGCCGAAGAACGCGGAGCTGGCGGAAACGCTGAAGCGGCTGGAGATCCAGGTCGGGCAGGACGGCACGAAGGCGCCGGTTACCGCAAAGGAGTCAACCGAGTAA
- a CDS encoding universal stress protein, whose amino-acid sequence MYEKIMVAVDGSASSKQALAEAVKMALAGDAHVSVVYVVDKSVLFTYAGRFDPHALVEEIRDDGRKVLREAEQIVALAGAKGEAELVETESIGEDIAERLQRYVKERGIDLAVVGTHGRRGIRRVLLGSVAERFVRGSKCPVLLIRGDDADVSAAAAA is encoded by the coding sequence ATGTACGAGAAGATCATGGTGGCCGTCGACGGCAGCGCTTCGTCGAAACAGGCGCTTGCCGAGGCAGTGAAGATGGCACTGGCGGGCGACGCGCACGTCAGCGTCGTGTATGTGGTCGACAAGTCGGTGCTGTTCACTTACGCGGGACGCTTCGACCCGCATGCGCTCGTCGAGGAAATCCGCGACGACGGGCGCAAGGTGCTGCGCGAAGCCGAACAGATCGTCGCGCTCGCCGGTGCGAAGGGCGAGGCCGAACTGGTCGAGACCGAAAGCATCGGCGAGGACATCGCGGAACGCCTGCAGCGTTACGTGAAGGAGCGCGGCATCGATCTCGCGGTGGTCGGTACGCACGGGCGGCGCGGCATTCGGCGCGTGCTGCTCGGCAGCGTCGCCGAGCGCTTCGTGCGCGGCTCGAAATGCCCGGTGCTGCTGATTCGCGGCGACGATGCCGACGTGTCGGCCGCCGCTGCGGCGTAA
- a CDS encoding branched-chain amino acid ABC transporter substrate-binding protein, whose translation MNRRNWLVWLAVCSIGTVTASAQAADPETIKIGFAGPLTGPVARVGKDLQYGAQLALDEENAKHPTIGGKPVRFALDVQDDQADPRIAIQVAQKLVDDGVVGVIGHYNSGCSIPASAVYRQANVAMITPGSTNPQLTMQGFKNVFRTMGHDGVGGVVAGRFAVEQLKAKRIGIIDDRTAFGQGLADAFEKGVKDAHGSVVDREYTNDKAVDFRGILTTMKSNNVDLLFFGGLDEQGAMLVKQMRSLGIRAQLFGAGALKSNAFLKIAGNSGEGTQDLEPGPALDKLPSAVAFAQRYKARFNQDVELYAPFAYDAALAMIAAIRKADSVDRGKIVASLPGVSVTGVTGKISFDERGDLIKPPYTLFRVEQGQWHSIRTVGGASN comes from the coding sequence ATGAATCGTCGTAACTGGCTGGTTTGGCTGGCCGTCTGCTCGATCGGCACGGTCACGGCGTCCGCGCAGGCCGCGGACCCGGAAACCATCAAGATCGGCTTCGCCGGCCCGCTGACGGGGCCCGTCGCGCGCGTCGGCAAGGATCTGCAATACGGTGCGCAGCTCGCGCTCGACGAGGAGAACGCGAAGCATCCGACCATCGGCGGCAAGCCGGTGCGCTTCGCGCTCGACGTGCAGGACGACCAGGCCGATCCGCGCATTGCGATCCAGGTCGCGCAGAAGCTCGTCGACGACGGCGTGGTCGGCGTGATCGGCCACTACAACTCGGGCTGCAGCATTCCCGCGTCGGCCGTCTACCGGCAGGCGAACGTTGCAATGATCACGCCCGGCTCGACCAATCCGCAACTGACGATGCAGGGCTTCAAGAACGTGTTCCGCACGATGGGGCACGACGGTGTCGGCGGCGTGGTGGCCGGACGCTTCGCGGTCGAGCAGTTGAAGGCGAAGCGGATCGGCATCATCGACGATCGCACCGCGTTCGGCCAGGGGCTTGCCGACGCGTTCGAGAAAGGCGTGAAGGACGCGCACGGCAGCGTCGTCGACCGCGAATACACGAACGACAAGGCTGTCGATTTCCGCGGCATCCTGACGACGATGAAGAGCAATAACGTCGACCTGCTGTTCTTCGGCGGGCTCGACGAACAGGGTGCGATGCTCGTCAAGCAGATGCGCTCGCTCGGCATCCGCGCGCAGCTGTTCGGCGCCGGCGCGCTGAAAAGCAACGCATTCCTGAAGATCGCCGGCAACTCGGGCGAAGGCACGCAGGATCTCGAACCGGGCCCCGCACTCGACAAGCTGCCGTCCGCCGTCGCGTTCGCGCAGCGCTACAAGGCGCGCTTCAACCAGGACGTCGAGCTGTATGCGCCGTTCGCGTACGACGCGGCGCTCGCGATGATCGCGGCGATCCGCAAGGCCGATTCGGTCGATCGCGGCAAGATCGTCGCGAGCCTGCCGGGCGTGTCGGTCACCGGCGTGACCGGGAAGATCTCGTTCGACGAGCGCGGCGACCTGATCAAGCCGCCCTACACGCTGTTCCGCGTCGAACAGGGGCAGTGGCACAGCATCCGCACGGTCGGCGGCGCGTCGAACTGA
- a CDS encoding TfoX/Sxy family protein produces MASSQGTVDFIVEQMAAAGTVSARKMFGEYGVYCDGKMVALVCDDRLFVKPTPEGRAYLGTCDEGPPYPGAKPHLVIAGDRWDDREWLSALIRITAAQLPVPVKRSR; encoded by the coding sequence ATGGCATCGAGCCAGGGTACGGTCGATTTCATCGTCGAGCAGATGGCGGCGGCCGGCACGGTATCGGCCCGCAAGATGTTCGGCGAATACGGCGTCTATTGCGACGGCAAGATGGTCGCGCTGGTTTGCGACGACCGGCTGTTCGTCAAGCCGACCCCCGAAGGCCGCGCGTATCTCGGCACCTGCGACGAAGGCCCGCCGTATCCGGGCGCGAAGCCGCACCTCGTCATCGCCGGCGATCGCTGGGACGACCGCGAATGGCTGTCGGCGCTGATCCGGATCACCGCCGCGCAATTGCCGGTGCCGGTGAAGCGAAGCCGATAG